One segment of Sphingomonas morindae DNA contains the following:
- the yghU gene encoding glutathione-dependent disulfide-bond oxidoreductase produces the protein MSSDTEAYTPPKVWQWEPGNGGPFATINRPIAGATREATLPVGRHPLQLYSMGTPNGVKVTILLEELLAAGHPGAEYDAWLIRIGEGDQFGSGFVAINPNSKIPAMVDHSGPSPIRLFESGAILLHLAERFGAFLPRDAAARAEALCWLFWQVGSGPLLGGGFGHFYTYAPIKIRYAIDRFAMEAKRQLDVLDRRLAESAYVGGADYGIADMAIWPWYGQLVLGDLYGAAEFLQVADYAHLRRWAETIAARPAVQRGRMVNRTMGDPASQLRERHEASDFETQTEDKRATAAG, from the coding sequence ATGTCCAGCGACACCGAAGCATATACGCCGCCCAAGGTCTGGCAGTGGGAGCCGGGCAATGGCGGCCCCTTCGCGACGATCAACCGGCCGATCGCCGGCGCCACGCGCGAGGCGACACTGCCCGTCGGCCGGCACCCGCTCCAGCTCTATTCGATGGGCACGCCCAATGGCGTCAAGGTCACCATCCTGCTGGAGGAGCTGCTCGCCGCCGGCCATCCGGGCGCCGAATACGATGCCTGGCTGATCCGCATCGGCGAGGGCGACCAGTTCGGCAGCGGCTTCGTCGCCATCAATCCCAATTCCAAGATCCCCGCCATGGTGGATCATAGCGGGCCAAGCCCGATCCGCCTGTTCGAATCGGGCGCGATCCTGCTGCATCTGGCCGAACGCTTCGGCGCCTTCCTGCCGCGCGACGCGGCGGCGCGGGCCGAGGCCTTGTGCTGGCTCTTCTGGCAGGTCGGCAGCGGCCCGCTGCTGGGCGGGGGCTTTGGCCATTTCTACACCTATGCCCCGATCAAGATCCGCTACGCGATCGACCGCTTCGCCATGGAGGCCAAGCGCCAGCTCGACGTGCTCGACCGGCGGCTGGCGGAAAGCGCCTATGTCGGCGGGGCAGACTATGGCATCGCCGACATGGCGATCTGGCCCTGGTACGGCCAGCTGGTGCTGGGCGATCTTTATGGCGCGGCCGAGTTCCTCCAGGTCGCCGACTATGCCCATCTGCGCCGCTGGGCGGAGACGATCGCCGCGCGGCCGGCGGTGCAGCGCGGGCGGATGGTGAACCGCACCATGGGCGATCCCGCCAGCCAGCTCCGCGAACGCCACGAGGCCAGCGATTTCGAGACGCAGACCGAGGACAAGCGCGCGACCGCCGCCGGCTGA